The nucleotide window ACACGGCCTTCGACGGGGACGACATGGGGGTTCTGGCCGGTGTGCAGGAACTGCCGATGCTGGACTGACCGTCAGCTGTGCCCGACCGTCGCCGTGCCCACGCCCAGTGCCACGTACACGCTGCCCGTGACGTACTTCTGCCGCCGGGCGAAGACCTGGTTGCCGCGCAGCTTCCGGCCCACGCTCCCTGCCAGCAGCGCATACGTGGAGTCGCTGACGGTGGCCAGCGCCAGGAATTCCAGCCCCAGCAGCAGGGTCTGCCCCCACACCGGACCGTGTCCCGGGTGCACGAACTGCGGCAGGAACGCCAGGAAGAAGATCGCCGTCTTGGGGTTCAGGGCGTTGACGGTCGCGCCCTGCCAGAAGATGCGCGCCAGCGGTTGCGTGGGCGGCAGGGCCACATCGGCCACCTCCTCGCGCGACAGCAGCGTGCGGACGCCCAGATAGATCAGGTACGCGGCTCCCACGAACTTCAGGACGCTGAACAGCAGCGCCGACGACAGCACCAGCGCCGACACGCCCACCGTGGCGGCCACGACATGCACCAGCCCGCCCGTCTGCACTCCCAGCGCCGACACCAGCCCCGCCCGGCGGCCCTGCTGCATGGACCGCGCCACGATGTACAGCACGCTCGGCCCCGGGATCAGCAGCAGCGCCAGCGCGGCGACCGCGAAGGTCAGGAGGGTGGGCAGGTCAGGCATGGGGGCCGCCTCCAGCGGCGGGAATGGAGCATGGGCGGTGGGATGGAGCGTCTCTTTTTTCCATCACCGCTCTCTACTTCTCCTCGTCCGGGTAGACCTTGAGTTCCGTGACGTGCGCCCGGTCGGGTCTCGTCAGGGCGTGGGCCACGCTCTTGGCGAGGCCGCGCGGGTCGATCATGGTCTCCCACTTCAGGCCGTCGTCGCGGTTGGCGGGCGTGTCGATGGCGCCCATGGGGTACAGCACCATGCCGCGCACGCCCTTGGCCTTGAGTTCGTCGTGCAGGCTGAGCACGTACGCGCTCAGGGCGGCCTTGCTGGCGGTGTACAGGGCCGCCTTGGGGCCGCTCATGCGGGCGGCCTGCCCGGCGCTGACGCCCAGGATCAGGCCGTCTTTCTGCCGCAGCATGTGCGGCAGCACGCCCTGCACAGCGTGGAACAGCGAGAGCATGTTGGCATCGAACATCCGGCGGTAGTCCTCGGTGGTGGCCTTCTGCGCGTCCTGCATGGCGAAGGTGCCGACCGTGTGGACCAGTATGTCCACCTTGACCTTGCGGAGGTCCTCGACGCTGCTCTCCTGCGTGAGGTCGACGTCGATCACCTCGGTGGCGGGAAAGCGGTCGGCCGCGCGCTCAAGCGCGTCACCGCGCCCGACGAGCACCATCTGGGCGCCGGCATCTTCGAGTTCCTGCGCGATGGCGGTTGCCAGGGCACCGCCGGCGCCGGTGAGCATGACAGTGGAGGAGCCGAGGTTCGCCATGCCTACAGCGTAGCCGCCCTCCGGCTTCAGGGAGCCTTCATGAGGCTAGAGCTGTCCAGCGCGGCCGCCCGCACGTCCGCCCACGCGCCCCGGCCCAGCACAAAGGGCGCGTGCTGGACGGGCGTGGTGACCTCAGGTCCGTCCGGCGCGAGGTACACGTTCACCTCAGACCGGATGCCGAAGCCCCGCGCGGCCGGGTACGTGCCGGGTTCCACGGTCACGCCCAGCCCCGGCGTGAGGGCGCGCGTGTCGTGCGTCTCGTAATCGTCGAGGTTCGCGCCCGACCCGTGGATGGTGACGCCCAGGTCGTGCCCGGTGCGGTGCAGGAAGTGCGGCGCCCACGTGCGGCCCATCGCGTCCCGGGCGGCGCGGTCGGCCATCCAGCCCTGCACGCGGCCCCAGCCGCCCTGCGCGTAGGCGCCGCGGATCAGGTCCAGCGCGGCGTCCCGCGCAGCGGCCACGGCCGCCCACGCGTCCGCGTACTCCGCGCCCGGCTCGTCCGCGTGGCCCACCCACGTCACGTCGGCGAAGGGCCGCCCCGGCTCCTGTGCCCACAGGTCGATCAGCACGCACTCGCCCGGATTCAGGGTCGCGTGCCGCTCGGGGCTGGGCTCGTAATGGCTGTCGGCGGCGTTCACGCCGAAACTCACGTTCACGGGATGCCCCGCGTCCATGCCCGCCGCCGCGATGCGCTCCATGATCACCGCCTGTGCGTCCAGCTCCGTCACGGGCTGCCTGGCACTCAGGCGGTCGTGGATCAGCTCGAAGGCCGCGTCCTTGGCGTCCATCAGCACGTCCACCGCGCGGCGGTGTGCGGCGAGGTCCTCCGGCGACCACGTCAGGAAGGCCTGGAGCAGGTCCGCGCTGCTGACCACCTCGGCCGCGCCCGCGCCCCGAACGCGCTCCAGCGTTCCGGCGTCGACGCGGCTCACGTACGGCACCTCGCCGTTCGGCGAGTATTCCATCGCCACGCGCTTCCCGGCCACCACGCCCGACAGGGCCGCGTCGAGTTCCGCGTGCGCGCCGAAGGGCCGCAGCTCTGCCCCCCACTCCTGGGTGATGGCGCGCCACGTGCCGCCCTCGATGTGGTTGTGCAGCACGACGGCCTGTCCCTCGCGCGGCACCCACACGAAGTAGCGCCGTGTCAGGAAGGCCCCGGCGGGCAGGCCCAGCACCGTCGCCGCGTGCGCGTTCAGGCCCCGGAAGTCGTAGACCAGCCAGCCGTCCAGGTCGGTGGCGGCCAGCGCCGCCTGCATACGGTCAATCGGTGACGTCATGGCACGCAGGGTAGCGCCCGGCCGCGGTGCTCAGTCGGACGGACGGTCGCTGAAGGGGCTGCGGGGCGGACGTGCCGCGTCGGGTCATGCCCCCCCGCGGGGGAGACACACATGTGTACTCCTGTTGAGCTGCCCTTTGCTAGGCTTTGAGATACCTGGACACTTGAAGCGTTACAGGGACTGGCACAGCACATGGAGTGCCAGTCGTTTTCCGGGTGCCAAACCGTCGGCGCCGCACGCACGCCCCTTCCTCCCGTCCCTGGTGACCTGAATGAGCGCTGACTTCGCCGTAACCCTCGACCGGACTGCCCACTCGCGCCTCGCCTTTGCCGCCGAGCCCGTCAAGGTGGGGCCATGGAGCGTGGAGATCGAGACGGCGCGCCCGGCCGTGACCGTGTGGCTGGACGAGGGGCTGCTCGTCGTGATGAAAGGTCAGCTGTACGACCTCGGGCCTGCCGGTCTGCTGGCCATGTACCGGCGCCACGGACAGGACTTTCCCCGGTATGTCGAGGGCTCCTATGCCATGGTGGTGCTCGATCAGCGGGCTGGGCGGGTGTTCGCGGTCACCGACCGGGTGGGTTCACACACCCTGTACGCGGCGCACGACGGCGACCGGGTGCTGATCGCCAGCCGCCCGGACTGGACCGGGTTTCGTGATCGCCCGCTCAGCCTGGCGGGGATCGGCAGCGTGCTGGTCACGGGGGGACTCCAGGGCGGCACGGCCCTGTACGAGGGCGTGTACCCCCTGCGCCGCGCCAGCGTTCACGAGGTGGGAGCAAGGGACCTTCACTCCACGGAGTACTGGTCGCTCGTGTTGAACCACGCCGCGGTGGGCTCTTCGGCAGACTTGTCCATGGAACTGGCCGGTCTGCTGCGCAGCAGCGTGGCGCAGCGGGTACAGGCCAGCGCCGGGCCGCTGGTGCTGTCCCTCAGTGGAGGTTACGATTCGCGCGGCCTGCTGCGGCTGCTGGCCGAGACGGGGCGCGAGGTGCGCACGTTCTCGTACGCGTTGCCTGGCGCGTCGGCCGGCACAGACGCCGCGATTGCGGCCCGGCTCGCCGCCCAGTACGGCATGGAGCATCGGGAGGTGCGCGCGTACCGCGGTGACCTGCGGGCCACGCTTGACCGCAACGTGCGCTGGGGCCATGGAGCGGCGCCGTTCAGCGACGAGGCCGACGCGTGGGATGAGCTGGCCCGGGGCGGCCGGGCCGAAGTGTTTGTCGGGGAGCAGGTGTTCGAACTCAGCAATCCCCCGCGCACGAACCTGGCCGATCAACTGCAACACCAGCGCCTGGGGTCCTTCGAGACGCTGTCGTGGCTCTCGGCCATCATGCCCGCATCGTCTTACGGCAGCATGCGTGACGCCTGGAACGCGGTGTTCGAGCGCGTCGCCGATCAGACGCGTGGCGTGGCCGA belongs to Deinococcus metalli and includes:
- a CDS encoding asparagine synthase-related protein, coding for MSADFAVTLDRTAHSRLAFAAEPVKVGPWSVEIETARPAVTVWLDEGLLVVMKGQLYDLGPAGLLAMYRRHGQDFPRYVEGSYAMVVLDQRAGRVFAVTDRVGSHTLYAAHDGDRVLIASRPDWTGFRDRPLSLAGIGSVLVTGGLQGGTALYEGVYPLRRASVHEVGARDLHSTEYWSLVLNHAAVGSSADLSMELAGLLRSSVAQRVQASAGPLVLSLSGGYDSRGLLRLLAETGREVRTFSYALPGASAGTDAAIAARLAAQYGMEHREVRAYRGDLRATLDRNVRWGHGAAPFSDEADAWDELARGGRAEVFVGEQVFELSNPPRTNLADQLQHQRLGSFETLSWLSAIMPASSYGSMRDAWNAVFERVADQTRGVADPRDQELTLMLNENLPGALLPWRDRYAAQLGSVHQPYLDSKILDFVGRVPLNLLAGKAVFIQALKVLDPELLRVPLARTPGYKADWKREFITQRDAVWAGVTAKASPLDAVVSPEVLRGVLYGLTPVSAGATWRGMARQAVGQLRRQPLATRLLGPAVNRVRAVDAATFLRRALVLRDVLAGTADRAQERADMFESVDLAGFSLAAPIPSGDLLREERPDLLPPVLTD
- a CDS encoding SDR family oxidoreductase — encoded protein: MANLGSSTVMLTGAGGALATAIAQELEDAGAQMVLVGRGDALERAADRFPATEVIDVDLTQESSVEDLRKVKVDILVHTVGTFAMQDAQKATTEDYRRMFDANMLSLFHAVQGVLPHMLRQKDGLILGVSAGQAARMSGPKAALYTASKAALSAYVLSLHDELKAKGVRGMVLYPMGAIDTPANRDDGLKWETMIDPRGLAKSVAHALTRPDRAHVTELKVYPDEEK
- a CDS encoding M24 family metallopeptidase; this translates as MTSPIDRMQAALAATDLDGWLVYDFRGLNAHAATVLGLPAGAFLTRRYFVWVPREGQAVVLHNHIEGGTWRAITQEWGAELRPFGAHAELDAALSGVVAGKRVAMEYSPNGEVPYVSRVDAGTLERVRGAGAAEVVSSADLLQAFLTWSPEDLAAHRRAVDVLMDAKDAAFELIHDRLSARQPVTELDAQAVIMERIAAAGMDAGHPVNVSFGVNAADSHYEPSPERHATLNPGECVLIDLWAQEPGRPFADVTWVGHADEPGAEYADAWAAVAAARDAALDLIRGAYAQGGWGRVQGWMADRAARDAMGRTWAPHFLHRTGHDLGVTIHGSGANLDDYETHDTRALTPGLGVTVEPGTYPAARGFGIRSEVNVYLAPDGPEVTTPVQHAPFVLGRGAWADVRAAALDSSSLMKAP
- a CDS encoding LysE family translocator yields the protein MPDLPTLLTFAVAALALLLIPGPSVLYIVARSMQQGRRAGLVSALGVQTGGLVHVVAATVGVSALVLSSALLFSVLKFVGAAYLIYLGVRTLLSREEVADVALPPTQPLARIFWQGATVNALNPKTAIFFLAFLPQFVHPGHGPVWGQTLLLGLEFLALATVSDSTYALLAGSVGRKLRGNQVFARRQKYVTGSVYVALGVGTATVGHS